A window of the Anoplopoma fimbria isolate UVic2021 breed Golden Eagle Sablefish chromosome 17, Afim_UVic_2022, whole genome shotgun sequence genome harbors these coding sequences:
- the LOC129105710 gene encoding cytochrome b-c1 complex subunit 1, mitochondrial — protein MAASVCRVGSTVGRALAKARSPIILSLRRGQASVSYAQSLLGAPETRLTTLDNGLRVASEETGHATCTVGLWISVGSRYESEKNNGAGFFLEHMAFKGTKKHPQSALEQQVESMGAHLSAYTSREHTAYYMKTLAKDLPKAVELLSEVVQSCLLNEADIEQQRGVVLRELEEVGGNLQEVCLDLLHATAFQGTPLGQSVLGPSSNARILTRHDLVDYINSHYKAPRMVLSAAGGVNHEELVSLAKSHFSGVSFEYEGDAVPVMSPCRFTGSEIRMRDDDLPLAHIAVAVEGASAASPDIVPLMVANSIIGSYDLTYGGGKHLSSRLARLAVEENLCHSFQAFHSSYCDTGLLGIYFVANKHKIEDMMHWSQNAWMNLCTTVTESDVARGKNALKASLVGQLNGTTPICDDIGRHVLNYGRRIPLAEWDARIDAVTPRMVRDVCSKYIYDKCPAVAAVGPVEQLPDYNRMRSAMYWLRF, from the exons CCCATCATTCTGTCACTGAGGCGCGGCCAGGCCTCTGTCAGCTATGCCCAGAGCCTGCTGGGAGCCCCTGAAACTCGCCTGACTACCCTCGACAATGGTTTGAGGGTCGCATCTGAGGAGACTGGACATGCCACGTGCACT GTTGGACTGTGGATCAGTGTTGGTAGTCGCTATGAGAGTGAGAAGAACAACGGAGCAGGCTTCTTCCTGGAGCACATGGCTTTCAAG GGAACCAAGAAGCACCCCCAGTCAGCCCTGGAGCAGCAGGTTGAGTCTATGGGTGCTCACCTGAGCGCCTACACCTCGCGGGAGCACACTGCATACTACATGAAGACTCTTGCCAAAGACCTGCCCAAAG CCGTGGAGCTGCTGTCAGAGGTGGTGCAGAGCTGCTTGCTGAATGAGGCAGATATCGAGCAGCAGAGGGGTGTTGTGCTGCGTGAGCTCGAGGAAGTCGGGGGAAACTTGCAGGAAGTTTGCCTTGACCTGCTGCATGCTACAGCCTTCCAGGGCACTCCTCTGGGGCAGAGTGTGCTAGGACCCTCTAGCAATGCCAG GATTCTGACCCGCCATGACCTAGTGGACTACATCAATAGCCACTACAAAGCCCCTCGCATGGTGCTTTCTGCTGCTGGAG GTGTGAACCACGAGGAGCTGGTCAGTTTGGCCAAATCTCACTTCAGCGGAGTGTCTTTCGAGTATGAGGGAGATGCCGTGCCTGTGATGTCACCCTGCCGATTTACAGGCAGTGAG ATCCGTATGCGTGATGATGATTTGCCTCTGGCCCACATTGCCGTGGCTGTGGAGGGGGCCAGTGCTGCCAGCCCAGACATCGTGCCACTCATGGTGGCCAACTCCATCATCGGCAGCTATGACCTCACCTATGGTGGCGGAAAG CATCTGAGCAGCCGTCTGGCCCGTCTGGCCGTGGAGGAGAACCTGTGTCACAGCTTCCAGGCCTTCCACTCCTCCTACTGCGACACCGGCCTGCTGGGCATTTACTTTGTGGCCAATAAGCACAAAATTGAAGATATGATGCACTGGTCCCAGAATGCCTG GATGAACCTGTGTACCACAGTGACAGAGAGTGATGTAGCCAGAGGCAAGAACGCTCTAAAGGCCAGCCTGGTTGGACAGCTCAATG GAACAACACCAATTTGCGATGACATCGGCAGACACGTCCTGAACTATGGGCGCCGTATTCCTCTGGCAGAGTGGGATGCTCGGATCGAT gcCGTGACCCCCAGGATGGTGCGAGACGTCTGCTCCAAATATATCTATGATAAATGTCCTGCTGTGGCAGCTGTTG GTCCTGTCGAGCAGCTACCCGACTACAACAGAATGCGCAGTGCCATGTACTGGCTGAGGTTTTAA